From a single Pseudoalteromonas nigrifaciens genomic region:
- a CDS encoding COG3014 family protein — MRRSLIFSFCFILSGCSTIGFSDLFNDYATQVSPVRQAIESNNIAQAQSLIAKNSSMHSSYLLNQLEQARLADLANMQTDAQSQFENVYQQVQNKREAAKVQLSSGLEQSNALFTNDSAITYIPAPYEMSMLHSYKALNYVYKNDVEGALVEVRRANKVQVDALIQNQAALDSATKEAQQHYPSMSKVTRDVKNGFQNAYTFYLSALLYQSSKQYDDAYIDYKKALEIQPNNIYLQRDVLRLAKKQGFDQDLSEFKKRFGEAANIPSEQGEVVILFEQGLVPKQHEFKLRLPIFTSGGNARFYSLAMPVYKDNAYVRSINNISINAQNLVLSPLVHIESLAAKTLEDQIPARIARQILRLVAKEKVRAELARSTGDVGNIIANIYNLASEQADTRSWLTLPNQISVARSSLNSGAHSLTIGTQAPINFTVSKQRLTLIYLTSINNYFNYHVVQL; from the coding sequence GTGCGCCGTAGCTTAATATTTAGTTTTTGTTTTATTTTAAGTGGTTGTAGTACCATAGGATTTAGCGATCTATTTAATGACTATGCGACTCAAGTATCCCCTGTAAGACAAGCAATAGAGAGTAACAACATAGCGCAAGCGCAGTCGCTTATTGCTAAAAATAGTAGTATGCACAGTAGCTACTTACTTAATCAATTAGAGCAAGCGCGCCTTGCCGACTTAGCTAATATGCAAACCGATGCGCAAAGCCAATTTGAAAACGTTTATCAACAAGTACAAAACAAGCGCGAGGCTGCCAAAGTTCAGCTCAGTAGTGGGCTTGAACAAAGTAATGCTTTATTTACCAACGACTCGGCTATTACTTATATACCCGCCCCTTATGAAATGAGCATGCTGCATAGTTATAAAGCGCTTAATTACGTATATAAAAATGATGTTGAAGGTGCATTAGTTGAAGTTAGGCGGGCTAATAAAGTACAAGTAGACGCACTTATTCAAAATCAGGCAGCGCTAGATTCCGCTACAAAAGAAGCGCAGCAGCATTATCCAAGTATGAGTAAGGTTACCCGAGACGTTAAAAATGGCTTTCAAAATGCTTATACTTTTTATTTATCCGCTTTATTGTACCAAAGCAGTAAACAGTATGATGATGCCTACATTGACTATAAAAAAGCACTCGAAATACAACCCAACAATATTTATTTGCAACGTGATGTACTTCGCCTTGCTAAAAAACAAGGCTTTGATCAAGACCTAAGTGAGTTTAAAAAGCGCTTTGGTGAGGCAGCAAATATACCGTCTGAACAAGGCGAAGTAGTTATATTATTTGAACAAGGCTTAGTGCCTAAGCAACACGAATTTAAATTACGTTTACCTATTTTTACCTCTGGCGGTAATGCACGTTTTTATAGCTTAGCTATGCCAGTTTATAAAGACAACGCCTATGTTCGTAGCATTAATAACATCAGTATTAATGCCCAAAACTTAGTATTAAGCCCGCTAGTGCACATAGAATCACTGGCTGCTAAAACGTTAGAAGATCAAATACCTGCCAGAATAGCGCGGCAAATACTGCGTTTAGTCGCCAAAGAAAAAGTACGAGCCGAACTGGCTCGTAGCACCGGAGACGTAGGGAATATAATTGCGAACATTTATAACTTAGCCTCTGAGCAAGCCGATACACGCAGTTGGCTCACGCTACCAAATCAAATAAGTGTGGCGCGAAGTAGCTTAAACAGCGGCGCGCATTCATTAACCATAGGCACGCAAGCGCCAATAAATTTTACCGTTAGTAAGCAAAGGTTAACCTTAATTTATCTAACCTCTATAAATAACTACTTTAATTATCATGTAGTACAACTCTAG
- a CDS encoding PTS glucose transporter subunit IIA — MKPQTIDYLAQNKLPRHAINITSPFSGKVIALNEHPEPLFRFGTLGPGIMVQLSNHKILAPFDGTLLQAKNAGTEFILQAKNGLKVLINLTIASSQHITHTHIAQLNGSKISKGQRLAYFDLRELDTPMLASLILLNGHSLGTFHFSHLQVNAGVDTLLTIIKKK, encoded by the coding sequence ATGAAACCGCAAACAATAGATTATTTAGCTCAGAATAAATTACCTCGTCATGCCATTAATATTACTAGCCCATTTTCAGGAAAAGTAATAGCACTTAACGAACACCCCGAACCACTTTTTCGCTTTGGCACATTAGGCCCAGGTATTATGGTACAGCTAAGCAACCATAAAATATTAGCCCCGTTTGACGGCACTTTGCTGCAGGCAAAAAATGCCGGCACCGAATTTATTTTACAAGCTAAAAACGGCCTAAAAGTACTGATTAATTTAACTATTGCGAGCTCGCAACACATTACCCATACCCACATAGCTCAGTTAAATGGTAGCAAAATAAGTAAAGGCCAACGCCTTGCTTATTTTGATTTACGCGAACTTGATACACCTATGCTAGCAAGTTTAATTTTGCTCAATGGCCACAGCCTAGGTACATTTCACTTTTCACACTTGCAGGTAAATGCGGGTGTCGATACTTTATTAACTATTATTAAAAAGAAGTAG
- a CDS encoding putative RNA methyltransferase, with translation MSLEYSCPLCSNLLIKTANMLRCENNHSFDFAKEGYVNLLPVQQKNSKQPGDSLEMVQARRAFLERNYYAFLQHELGQIISNIAANNIIDLGCGEGFYTQALASNTQATVYGVDISKAAVKYAAKRYSNCHFSVASISQAPFKSYFADVLVSVFAPLFTQELARLAKPGSTLVVASPGPQHLKELKEYIYSSVNEHTQIEVPAMFTQTSQTLITEQVTLNFSDVKNLIMMTPFAWKFRPEHWLALEEKGEHNVTLSFYITQFTRDKSIAVAHI, from the coding sequence ATGAGTCTTGAATATAGCTGCCCACTGTGTAGCAACTTACTAATAAAAACAGCTAATATGCTTCGCTGTGAAAACAACCATAGTTTTGACTTTGCAAAAGAAGGCTATGTAAATTTATTGCCTGTACAGCAAAAAAACTCAAAACAACCTGGTGACTCATTAGAAATGGTGCAAGCTAGGCGCGCTTTTTTAGAGCGCAACTATTATGCCTTTTTACAGCACGAACTTGGCCAAATTATTAGTAATATAGCAGCTAATAATATTATTGACTTAGGGTGTGGTGAAGGATTTTATACCCAAGCTTTAGCTAGTAATACCCAAGCTACTGTGTACGGGGTTGATATATCGAAGGCGGCGGTAAAATATGCGGCAAAACGCTACAGCAATTGTCACTTTAGCGTGGCATCCATTAGCCAAGCACCTTTTAAAAGCTACTTTGCCGATGTATTGGTCAGTGTATTCGCACCATTATTTACTCAAGAACTAGCAAGGCTTGCTAAACCCGGTTCAACACTCGTAGTGGCAAGCCCCGGACCTCAGCATTTAAAAGAGTTAAAAGAGTATATTTACTCAAGTGTTAATGAACATACACAAATAGAAGTACCTGCAATGTTTACACAAACATCGCAAACACTCATCACTGAGCAAGTTACCTTAAACTTTAGCGACGTTAAAAACTTAATAATGATGACACCATTCGCGTGGAAGTTCAGACCCGAGCACTGGCTAGCACTCGAAGAAAAAGGTGAACATAATGTCACCTTATCGTTTTATATTACACAATTCACAAGAGATAAAAGCATAGCTGTTGCGCACATATAA
- the xthA gene encoding exodeoxyribonuclease III, translated as MKVISFNINGLRARLHQLQAIIDKHQPDIIGLQEIKVHDEAFPLEDVQKMGYHVYYHGQKAHYGVAMLCKKEPKSVFKGFATDTEESQKRMISVTVEQDNGRDLTVMNGYFPQGENINHETKFPYKRQFYKDLMTHLQTNHTPDEDVIVMGDINISPTNLDIGIGEVNAKRWLKTGKCSFQPIEREWLATLLNWGFKDTFREQNPETSDQYSWFDYRSKGFLDNRGLRIDVVLATHELAARCIDTGIDYELRGIEKPSDHAPIWSEFK; from the coding sequence ATGAAAGTGATTTCTTTCAATATCAATGGTCTGCGTGCGCGTCTTCATCAATTACAAGCTATTATCGACAAACATCAACCCGATATTATTGGCCTACAAGAAATTAAAGTTCATGACGAAGCGTTCCCACTAGAAGATGTACAAAAAATGGGATATCACGTTTATTATCATGGCCAAAAAGCCCATTACGGCGTAGCTATGTTATGCAAAAAAGAACCTAAATCGGTATTTAAAGGCTTTGCCACTGATACTGAAGAGTCACAAAAGCGCATGATCAGTGTTACCGTAGAGCAAGACAATGGCCGTGATTTAACGGTAATGAATGGTTATTTCCCGCAAGGTGAAAACATTAATCACGAAACCAAGTTCCCGTATAAACGTCAGTTTTATAAAGATTTAATGACCCACCTGCAAACAAATCATACCCCTGATGAAGACGTGATTGTAATGGGCGATATTAATATTTCACCTACCAACCTAGATATAGGTATTGGCGAAGTAAATGCTAAACGTTGGTTAAAAACCGGTAAATGTTCTTTTCAACCGATAGAGCGTGAATGGCTGGCAACATTACTTAATTGGGGCTTTAAAGACACCTTTAGAGAGCAAAACCCAGAAACCAGCGATCAATACTCGTGGTTTGACTACCGCTCAAAAGGGTTTTTAGATAACCGTGGCCTACGAATTGATGTTGTACTTGCAACACATGAGCTAGCCGCGCGTTGTATAGACACAGGTATAGATTACGAATTACGTGGCATCGAAAAGCCATCGGATCATGCCCCTATTTGGTCTGAATTTAAATAA
- a CDS encoding energy-coupling factor ABC transporter permease codes for MLSLPMQGLLWALVIAISLFSIDKATYKALYNVPIRQTGVLACALVFAVLWRIKAGILTGLDLHILGITAATLILGWRLTILSSVLATALLAAFGLIEFELLPMQLLIGAFIPILLSYLAFIVSYQYLPRHFFVYIFVCAFITAGFIACIKIALGALFYLAIGQYSWQQLADNYVYLSAIIWLPEAMLNGMAITIMITYRPHWVKTFYDKDYLGS; via the coding sequence ATGCTTAGCCTCCCAATGCAAGGGCTACTTTGGGCCCTTGTAATCGCTATAAGCTTATTTAGTATTGATAAAGCGACCTATAAAGCACTCTACAATGTACCCATACGCCAAACAGGAGTACTTGCATGTGCGTTGGTGTTTGCTGTTTTATGGCGCATTAAAGCTGGTATTTTAACGGGCCTTGATTTACATATTTTAGGTATTACTGCAGCTACACTTATACTCGGTTGGCGTTTAACTATTTTAAGTAGTGTTCTGGCAACGGCGCTATTAGCCGCATTTGGTTTAATTGAGTTTGAGTTACTGCCAATGCAATTGCTTATTGGCGCATTTATTCCTATTTTATTGAGCTACTTGGCTTTTATTGTTAGTTATCAGTATTTACCGCGCCACTTTTTTGTTTATATATTTGTATGTGCGTTTATTACGGCTGGGTTTATCGCCTGTATAAAAATAGCTTTAGGGGCATTATTTTATCTTGCTATTGGTCAATATAGCTGGCAACAATTAGCAGATAATTACGTTTACTTAAGCGCTATTATTTGGCTGCCAGAAGCCATGTTAAACGGTATGGCTATTACAATTATGATCACTTATCGCCCACATTGGGTAAAAACTTTTTACGATAAGGACTACCTAGGCTCATGA
- a CDS encoding DMT family transporter: MKTTLYTLSALIAFAANSLLCRMALAQGYIDAWNFTVIRLLSGAVCLAIIMLLYTNTTKRNGTFNSEILKDTGSWRSSISLLVYALCFSIAYIELDTGTGALILFSAVQLTMIGWGIYKKEQLSLLQWLAFISAFAGFVYLMLPSAAIPSLFGATLMAISGIAWGVYSIRGKACISPLRTSAFNFIRSLVALPILLIIGMGYIKSIRIEGVLLACASGAIASGIGYSIWYTAMPKLKSTQAAVVQLCVPVLAAIAGVVFLSEQLTVQFIVASSVILGAVLVFTLNKKQPC, encoded by the coding sequence TTGAAAACAACGTTGTACACTTTAAGTGCTTTAATTGCGTTTGCCGCTAACTCTTTATTGTGCAGAATGGCGCTCGCACAAGGGTATATAGATGCATGGAACTTTACTGTTATTCGCTTACTTAGCGGGGCTGTATGTTTAGCCATTATTATGCTGCTTTATACTAATACTACAAAACGTAACGGTACGTTTAATAGCGAAATATTAAAAGATACAGGAAGTTGGCGAAGTAGTATTAGTTTGCTTGTTTATGCATTGTGTTTTTCTATCGCGTATATAGAGCTTGATACCGGCACTGGTGCACTTATTTTATTTTCCGCGGTACAACTTACTATGATTGGCTGGGGAATTTATAAAAAAGAGCAATTGAGTCTATTACAATGGTTGGCATTTATAAGCGCTTTTGCCGGTTTTGTTTATTTAATGTTGCCCTCTGCAGCAATACCTTCATTATTTGGAGCGACCCTTATGGCCATTAGTGGCATAGCGTGGGGTGTGTATAGTATACGAGGCAAAGCTTGTATATCACCACTGAGAACCTCTGCATTTAACTTTATTCGCAGCTTAGTTGCTTTGCCTATATTGCTAATAATAGGTATGGGTTATATAAAAAGTATCCGCATAGAAGGAGTGTTACTTGCATGTGCCAGTGGCGCAATAGCTTCAGGTATTGGTTACAGTATTTGGTATACGGCAATGCCAAAATTAAAAAGCACCCAAGCAGCAGTGGTGCAGCTATGTGTACCTGTGCTTGCTGCCATTGCGGGCGTGGTGTTTTTATCTGAGCAGTTAACCGTGCAATTTATAGTTGCCAGCAGTGTTATTTTGGGGGCAGTGCTGGTATTTACGCTCAATAAAAAACAGCCCTGTTAA
- the dapE gene encoding succinyl-diaminopimelate desuccinylase, with translation MTNDVIALAQALIQRESVTPEDAGCQQMMNDRLQAVGFNIESLFFTDTLNTWARKGTQSPHFCFAGHTDVVPTGPEKNWQYPPFSGLVENGLLHGRGAADMKGSLAAMLVATERFVTKHPDHKGSISFLITSDEEGPFINGTTRVIDTLEARGEKIDMCLVGEPSSRDVLGDVVKNGRRGSLTGFLTVKGIQGHVAYPQLAQNPIHLTTPALTELSQTVWDHGNEYFPATSFQISNINGGTGAGNVIPGELEVQFNFRFSTEVTHTQLQQRVNAILQQHNLNYELSWIVNGQPFLTEHGPLVDATVKAIKSVTGLTTNLETTGGTSDGRFIAQTGAKVIELGPRNATIHKVDECVSTDDLIALCDIYEQILENLLT, from the coding sequence ATGACAAATGACGTAATCGCTCTAGCGCAAGCCTTAATACAACGCGAATCAGTAACACCTGAAGATGCTGGCTGCCAGCAAATGATGAACGATAGATTGCAAGCAGTTGGCTTTAACATCGAATCGTTATTTTTTACCGATACCTTAAATACTTGGGCACGCAAAGGGACGCAATCGCCACATTTTTGTTTTGCCGGGCACACCGATGTAGTCCCCACAGGCCCTGAGAAAAACTGGCAGTACCCACCATTTTCTGGCCTAGTTGAAAATGGTTTATTACACGGGCGCGGTGCAGCCGATATGAAAGGCTCATTGGCTGCTATGCTGGTTGCTACTGAACGTTTTGTAACAAAGCACCCAGATCATAAAGGCTCTATTTCTTTTTTAATTACTTCAGATGAAGAAGGCCCATTTATAAACGGCACTACTCGGGTAATTGACACCCTTGAAGCTCGCGGTGAAAAAATAGATATGTGTTTAGTTGGCGAGCCTTCATCTCGTGATGTATTAGGCGATGTAGTTAAAAATGGACGCCGAGGCTCACTGACCGGCTTTTTAACTGTTAAAGGTATACAAGGGCATGTGGCATACCCGCAGTTAGCGCAAAACCCTATTCATTTAACTACCCCTGCACTCACTGAGCTAAGCCAAACAGTATGGGATCACGGTAACGAGTACTTTCCCGCCACTAGTTTTCAAATTTCAAATATAAATGGCGGCACTGGGGCCGGTAATGTGATCCCCGGGGAGTTAGAAGTACAGTTTAACTTTAGGTTTAGTACTGAAGTTACTCATACGCAATTACAACAACGCGTTAACGCTATTTTACAGCAGCATAATTTAAATTATGAATTAAGCTGGATTGTAAACGGCCAACCGTTTTTAACAGAGCATGGCCCACTGGTTGACGCCACAGTAAAGGCAATTAAATCGGTAACCGGTTTAACAACAAATCTAGAAACGACTGGCGGTACATCAGATGGGCGTTTTATTGCTCAAACCGGCGCTAAAGTAATTGAGCTTGGCCCGCGCAATGCCACTATTCATAAAGTAGATGAATGTGTAAGTACCGATGACTTAATTGCACTGTGCGATATTTACGAGCAAATTTTAGAAAACCTACTAACGTAA
- the yfbV gene encoding terminus macrodomain insulation protein YfbV, whose protein sequence is MQKSVMSQVQIGRVYAKKWPMRKELAPLFAEFKVIKATELAITVMPILAMLTLFFQLNYLGSDFLPQAIASALFFISLPLQGLLWLGKRAQTELEPAMQRWYNELYAKMVANGYQAQRSEKKPRYLELEELLNDMFDKMDKTFTKEQF, encoded by the coding sequence ATGCAAAAAAGTGTGATGTCGCAAGTACAAATAGGGCGTGTGTACGCTAAAAAATGGCCAATGCGAAAAGAATTAGCTCCTTTGTTTGCTGAGTTTAAAGTAATAAAGGCGACAGAGTTGGCGATTACGGTAATGCCAATATTAGCCATGCTAACGTTATTTTTTCAGTTAAATTACCTTGGCTCTGACTTTTTACCGCAAGCAATTGCAAGCGCGCTTTTTTTTATATCGCTCCCTTTACAAGGTTTGTTATGGTTAGGAAAACGAGCGCAAACCGAGTTAGAGCCTGCCATGCAACGTTGGTATAACGAGCTTTATGCTAAAATGGTGGCTAATGGCTATCAAGCACAGCGCAGCGAAAAAAAGCCCCGTTACTTGGAGCTTGAAGAATTACTTAACGATATGTTTGATAAAATGGACAAAACGTTCACTAAAGAGCAATTTTAA
- a CDS encoding EF-hand domain-containing protein: protein MKKLTLASTILATLSLAACASNQGLDKIDSDFASLDNDSDGFISKVEADDDNIWQHFSNIDTNMDNQISRNEFNAYMQLNTGKVATDSEVSESAFKADITKFDKIQSSFSSLDNDKSGYISVEEADDDDISNHFGYMDVNKDKRVSKREFVTYIKKYGNAVAEDDALKSANNS, encoded by the coding sequence ATGAAAAAGTTAACATTAGCCTCTACTATTTTAGCAACGTTAAGCTTAGCAGCTTGTGCATCTAACCAAGGGTTAGATAAAATTGATAGTGACTTTGCAAGTTTAGATAACGATAGTGATGGTTTTATTTCGAAAGTTGAAGCCGATGACGATAATATTTGGCAACACTTTTCAAATATTGATACCAATATGGATAATCAAATAAGTCGCAATGAATTTAATGCGTACATGCAATTAAATACCGGAAAAGTTGCCACAGACAGTGAAGTAAGCGAATCAGCATTTAAAGCGGATATTACTAAATTTGATAAAATACAAAGCAGTTTCTCGAGTTTAGATAACGATAAAAGTGGCTATATTTCGGTAGAAGAAGCAGACGATGATGATATTTCAAATCACTTTGGCTATATGGATGTAAATAAAGACAAGCGTGTTAGCAAACGTGAATTTGTAACTTACATAAAAAAATATGGCAATGCAGTCGCTGAAGACGACGCACTTAAAAGCGCCAATAACAGCTAA
- the scpB gene encoding SMC-Scp complex subunit ScpB, with amino-acid sequence MVGRRVSDEQLIEIIEAAIFVADKPLSKRHLKDVVLADLAISMVRINDAITAIQTHFQTRGIRLVEVGSGYRFQACSSLSPWLSNLWQERAPKYSRALLETLSLIAYRQPITRAEIEQVRGVTTGANIIKTLLEREWVKVVGHKEVPGKPALYATTKQFLDYFSITGLDNLPALPEQQQSKINQLLSDPSVREPSE; translated from the coding sequence ATGGTGGGTCGGCGAGTTAGTGATGAGCAATTAATTGAGATCATTGAAGCGGCGATTTTTGTTGCTGACAAACCATTAAGTAAACGTCATCTAAAGGATGTTGTTTTAGCCGATTTAGCAATATCTATGGTGCGTATAAACGATGCAATAACAGCAATACAAACACATTTTCAGACCCGTGGTATTCGTTTGGTAGAAGTAGGCAGTGGTTATCGTTTTCAGGCATGTAGTAGCTTAAGCCCTTGGCTAAGTAATTTATGGCAAGAACGCGCGCCCAAATATTCGCGTGCTTTGCTCGAAACATTATCGCTAATTGCTTATAGGCAACCAATTACACGCGCCGAAATTGAACAAGTGCGTGGTGTTACTACGGGGGCAAATATTATTAAAACACTACTCGAAAGAGAGTGGGTTAAAGTGGTAGGCCACAAAGAAGTGCCGGGTAAGCCGGCGCTATATGCGACTACTAAACAATTTTTAGATTATTTTTCGATAACAGGTTTAGATAATTTACCTGCCTTGCCAGAGCAACAGCAAAGTAAAATTAACCAGTTATTAAGTGATCCTTCTGTGAGAGAACCATCCGAATGA
- the rluB gene encoding 23S rRNA pseudouridine(2605) synthase RluB, translating into MSVIQGEKLQKVLARAGVGSRREMEKYIDANRVSVNGKVAKLGDRVEETDSIRVDGHTVKIEEKADRICRVIMYNKPEGELSTRKDPEGRRTVFDRLPRIDGERWIAVGRLDINTAGLMLFTNDGELANRLMHPSYEVEREYSARVFGEVTKETIKNLTRGVELEDGPAKFLTVNPMGGEGINRWYNVTLNEGRNREVRRLWQSQEVEVSRLIRIRYGKLELDKRVPQGGWIEYDLDTVNYLRKTVKLGRETQTKLSVMPEKRKDKRAKINQIRKAVKKHNQRVKPTKRK; encoded by the coding sequence ATGAGTGTTATACAAGGTGAAAAGTTACAAAAAGTCCTAGCCCGTGCTGGCGTAGGCTCACGCCGTGAAATGGAAAAATACATTGATGCAAACCGCGTTAGCGTTAACGGCAAAGTGGCTAAATTAGGCGATCGTGTTGAAGAAACAGATTCAATTCGCGTTGATGGCCATACAGTAAAAATTGAAGAAAAAGCGGATAGAATTTGTCGCGTAATTATGTATAACAAGCCTGAAGGTGAGTTAAGCACGCGTAAAGATCCTGAAGGTCGTCGTACTGTATTTGACCGACTCCCTCGTATTGATGGCGAGCGCTGGATTGCGGTTGGCCGATTAGATATTAATACCGCAGGCTTGATGCTATTTACTAACGATGGTGAATTAGCAAACCGACTCATGCACCCAAGTTACGAGGTTGAACGTGAATACTCAGCCCGTGTATTTGGTGAAGTAACCAAAGAAACCATTAAAAACTTAACCCGTGGTGTTGAACTTGAAGATGGCCCAGCAAAATTTCTAACGGTTAACCCTATGGGCGGTGAAGGTATAAACCGTTGGTACAATGTAACGCTTAATGAAGGACGTAACCGAGAAGTTCGTCGTTTATGGCAATCACAAGAGGTGGAAGTTTCTCGCCTGATCCGTATTCGTTACGGTAAATTAGAGCTGGATAAGCGCGTACCACAAGGTGGTTGGATTGAATACGACCTAGACACTGTAAACTATTTACGAAAAACAGTTAAGTTAGGACGTGAAACACAAACTAAGCTTTCTGTAATGCCTGAAAAACGCAAAGATAAGCGTGCCAAAATAAACCAAATACGTAAAGCGGTTAAAAAGCACAATCAGCGTGTTAAACCAACTAAACGTAAGTAA
- a CDS encoding M15 family metallopeptidase, translated as MNSKKITTMCITGQSDTHLTQIQNHRLHCNIVNDFLALQSAAKAAGFELTIASSFRDFNRQAAIFNAKFSGARPVYNKQQQVVELDNLSDIDKCIAIMLYSALPGASRHHLGTDLDVFDKAAVSDDYQLQLTPDEYQQSGPFAPLSDWLDANLALFGFYRPYQHDLGGVAPELWHISHIKQSQLLVNMLSLQVLHECISNSDLLAKEAILANLPMLYERFIINVSPV; from the coding sequence ATGAACTCAAAAAAAATAACCACAATGTGTATTACAGGACAAAGTGATACGCATTTAACCCAAATTCAAAATCATCGTTTGCACTGCAATATCGTTAATGATTTTTTAGCACTGCAAAGTGCCGCCAAAGCAGCAGGGTTTGAGCTTACAATAGCTTCCAGCTTTCGTGACTTTAACCGCCAAGCGGCTATTTTTAACGCTAAATTTTCAGGTGCACGCCCTGTTTATAATAAACAACAGCAAGTTGTTGAATTAGATAACTTAAGCGATATAGATAAATGTATTGCCATTATGCTCTACTCTGCACTGCCTGGCGCAAGTAGGCATCATTTAGGGACCGATTTAGATGTGTTTGATAAAGCGGCAGTGAGTGATGATTACCAGTTGCAACTCACGCCCGATGAATATCAACAAAGCGGCCCATTTGCTCCACTGAGCGACTGGCTAGATGCTAACTTAGCACTATTTGGGTTTTATCGGCCTTATCAGCATGACTTAGGTGGTGTAGCCCCCGAGCTTTGGCATATTAGCCATATTAAGCAGTCGCAATTACTGGTTAATATGCTTAGTCTGCAAGTACTGCATGAGTGTATAAGTAATAGTGACCTATTAGCCAAAGAGGCTATTTTAGCCAACTTACCCATGCTTTATGAGCGCTTTATAATAAACGTTAGCCCTGTTTAA
- a CDS encoding ArsC family reductase — MITLYGISNCDTIKKAKKYLTDNNIEFTFHDYRKDGVNESMVSNFADKLDWEQLVNKRGTTYRALSDDEKQSLTKEKAIPLLVEQPAMIKRPVLVNNNEYHLGFKAAQYDEIFK, encoded by the coding sequence ATGATCACCCTTTACGGCATAAGCAATTGCGACACTATAAAAAAAGCTAAAAAATACTTAACCGATAACAACATTGAGTTTACTTTTCATGACTATCGCAAAGATGGCGTAAACGAGAGTATGGTTAGCAACTTTGCTGATAAACTTGATTGGGAGCAGCTTGTAAACAAGCGTGGCACCACTTATCGCGCTTTAAGCGATGATGAAAAACAAAGCTTAACTAAAGAAAAAGCGATACCATTATTAGTTGAGCAGCCTGCAATGATAAAACGCCCTGTACTGGTTAATAATAACGAGTACCACTTAGGTTTTAAAGCAGCACAATACGATGAGATTTTTAAATAA